One segment of Coffea arabica cultivar ET-39 chromosome 7c, Coffea Arabica ET-39 HiFi, whole genome shotgun sequence DNA contains the following:
- the LOC140010631 gene encoding uncharacterized protein: MTNLLARLVDQQGQVPGNQQRDPEVGEDRALELFQKFTPLKFLGGPDPEVVENWFERMEDVFAALYYTEERQVPFAVFQLEGAARSWWNVIRAKWDREQTPRTWLNFTNEFNEKFLPPLIQEKREDEFIKLCQGTSSVAEYETQFTRLSKFALELIVNEQKRIRRFIQGLNMEIQKDLAAAQIDTFKDALDKTQQVEQA; encoded by the coding sequence ATGACTAATTTACTGGCCCGTTTGGTTGACCAGCAAGGTCAAGTACCTGGTAACCAGCAAAGGGACCCTGAGGTAGGTGAAGATAGGGCTCTGGAACTGTTCCAAAAGTTCACTCCTCTAAAATTTCTTGGGGGACCTGATCCAGAAGTTGTTGAGAACTGGTTTGAGCGAATGGAGGATGTATTTGCTGCGTTATATTACACTGAAGAGAGGCAAGTACCTTTTGCAGTTTTTCAGTTAGAAGGTGcggcccgttcttggtggaacgtaataAGGGCAAAGTGGGACAGGGAGCAAACTCCACGTACTTGGTTAAACTTCACTAacgaatttaatgagaagttccTCCCACCCTTAAtccaggagaaaagagaggacgagtttatcAAACTATGCCAAGGCACTTCaagtgtggcggaatatgagaccCAATTCACCCGACTCTCCAAGTTTGCTCTGGAATTGATAGTTAATGAGCAAAAGCGCATAAGGCGGTTTATACAAGGTCTGAATATGGAAATTCAAAAGGACTTAGCCGCTGCTCAAATCGATACATTTAAAGATGCTCTTGACAAAACTCAACAAGTGGAGCAGGCCTGA